The DNA sequence GTCCCCATAGCTCTACATCCAGACCACCACGCTGACCATCTCCATGAATCTGAGCGCGTCCGTGGCTCTGGGAATGCTCTACATGCCCAAGGTCTACGTCATCATCTTCCACCCGGAGCTCAACGTGCAGAAACGCAAGCGCAGCTTCAAGGCCGTGGTGACGGCGGCCACCATGTCCTCGCGTCTGTCGCACAAACCCAGCGACCGGCCGAACGGAGAGGCCAAAACCGAACTGTGCGAAAATGTGGATCCAAACAGTAAGTGTTCATTCGGAGTCATTGGTGGAACTTGATACTGTACGTTTGCTCATGATGATTTCAGATGTCTTTGTTGTACATCTGGTGGCCACCGAGAAACCGATGTGGTTAGAAAATGTGtctttacattcattttttattattattattattgttattattatttttcttcatttattttattttttggagatATTTTGGATCACATGAGCAAATGTACCTTATCAAAATAAGATAATGTgacttttcacatttcacattattGTTATGCATGTGTTCTGGCTT is a window from the Puntigrus tetrazona isolate hp1 unplaced genomic scaffold, ASM1883169v1 S000000470, whole genome shotgun sequence genome containing:
- the LOC122334014 gene encoding metabotropic glutamate receptor 7-like; protein product: MNLSASVALGMLYMPKVYVIIFHPELNVQKRKRSFKAVVTAATMSSRLSHKPSDRPNGEAKTELCENVDPNSPAAKKKYVSYNDLVI